Within Phaeodactylum tricornutum CCAP 1055/1 chromosome 15, whole genome shotgun sequence, the genomic segment GACGGCTCGTGACGCTGCGGCATCCAATAAATGGAGCAGCGTCACGTACGGCAACGGAAAGTTTGTCGCAGTCTCTTCTAGTAAAGCCAATTGTGTCATGACGAGTACCGACGGCGAAACCTGGGCAAGTCCGATGAATGCGCCGCCATCTTCTGATTGGTCGAGCGTGACGTTTGGTGGCAACACGTTCGTTGCCGCGGCGAATGGTGGCAAGGGCAGTCGCATCATGACCAGTTCGGACGGCGAAACCTGGACCTCGCAGACCACTCCCGCAGCGAACGTTTGGAATAGCGTGACTTTTGGCGCGAACAAGTTTGTGGCGGTAGCCGGTTCTGGAACGGGAAATCGAGTCATGACCGGGTAGGGTTTGGGGCTCCAGTGATTGGTTCGCAATGGACGAGCGTCTCTTTGGCGTGGACCCGAAACTATATGTATTCAAGAGATGAAAATGATAGGTTtcggaaagcaagactataTGTGATGATGAAGCAAGTGAAGTCCAAATAGGATTATTTGGACTACAGCTACTCCTTTGGCGACAAGTGCTATTGTGCGACAACGTTTGATCACGACATTGCGGACGTACTAGTCGAAACACCGCAGGGATGGATGACAATTCGTCAAGCTTGCGAGGTACTTGGACCGGGTCCCGGTATTGAAGGACGACTGGTGTACAATGACATACAGTGCGGGAATGGACCACCTAATAATGCAGGAGATGAGCACGTGTATCCTGGACGAACCGATGTACGTCGACTGGAACGTGGTAGACTGGCTAGTATTTTCAGGCCGTTGTTTTCTCGGACTGTTCATGATGAAATGCCTCACCATCATGCTTCTCCATTGTACAATACACAGCTTGGACCAGAAGGTTGTGGTCAGATTGGTCCCCATTGGAATTTTGATGCCATCAAATCATTACCGCCAGGCAGCGCCCCCATGGCTCTGCCCTCTTCTTTAGCAGCCGGAGCAGTGTCTGTCCCAATACTACCGGGCGTAGGAGTAATCACCGGAATTTTGTTCTGTGTTTTGAACTGGCAACATTTTGATCTTGTTCCGTGACACCAAGGCCTCTGGATAACCACTGCAGGCTGCCCGGAAGAAAGCCAGGACGTGTTACTTTCTTTCCAGGCCGCTACGAAAATACTCGGGGGCGAGCCCGGTTTGCTTGTTGCTGATCAAGGGCAACATTGCCGGTTATAATTGGCTTGTTGGTTCCTTGGTGGATCATCTAACTCGTGACTTGACAAGAGAAACCGTAGCGCAAGGCAAGCCAAGCGGACAACCATATACTCCCAAGCAGTTGGTCTCTGCAATGGTGGTCAATTCCGGTTTCTCTACTGGTGAAGCCTATGTTGTGTGGGTAGTTCTTGTGTTGGCATATGTCTTTCGAATGGCGCCCTGGTGTCGCGCCGTCTGGacaaaaaatgaatccctgtgtaaagataaaagATACATTCATGTTTACATTTAGTACACtgggatctccttttccttaggaATTAAGTAATGCAATTTGAATCGTTTTTCCAACCACATCCTACCTGGCGATTGTACGCAATTTCGAATGCTGAGTTCGCAATGGGTACCGATTCCATAGTAAAAATATATCGATGGAATGATCAACGGAGATATACTCCTCTAAAACCGAATTCGAAAAGTTGGAAGTAGCGGAACGCTCTATAATTGAAACCTACTAGTTCACGAAAGAAACGAACGATACCAGCAAATTGACAAttctctcttttttttttGCGCCTTCTCCGATCGATTTTTGGTTCCTGGCCAAATTTCCTTCATCTCATCATCGTATCAAGcagctttttcgaaaagtcACGACCGCGATaaacaccaccaccaccatgaAGACttcctttgtctttcttACTCTCTTTTCCCCTTTGCTCGTGCTTGCGGCTGTAGAGGCGCAGTCTGCTGACGTCTCGGAACAGCCTGACAAGTTGGTGAGTATATCTGTACTGTAGGCACTCAATCCAAGCCTATATTTGTCCCCTTTTCCGAAGCTTGGCAACAATTTCCTCTTGGTAAAACTCTCATCCTATCTCTCTCTCTTGTGCCTCTTCCATTTCAATAGAACAATGGTGTCCCATCCATCCTTGAGGTCACTGGTCGCCGCCTCAAGAAGGGAGGCTCCAGCTCGTATGGCAAAGGCGGCACAGCTTCGTCCAGCGCGGACAGCAAAGGCAAGGGCGGCAAAGGTGCGTCCGGCTATACGAAAAGCACCAAGTCCTCCAAGTCTCGCAAATCGGCAAAGGATCCCAAATCAGAAAAGCACCCCAAGGCTACCAACGCACCTGTACCCGTCGCAGCTCCCGTAGTCGCCCCTGTTCCACCTCCCACCGTCGCTCCCGTCCCATCTCCCATTGTTCCTTTTATGGAGGTTGTGGATGTGGGATACAGCATCTCGGTGGAAGCCAACATGGGGACTGATATGATGGAGTTCTTTACAGAGCTTGAAACAGGACTTGTTGCCGCCATGGATATCTTGGCGCCCGAAATTGTCGCGGAGATTCTTGCCCCCGGAGGACGATACTTGAAGGCTAGTGTCCTGGCCATTCACAATCAGCGCCGTCTGACTGCCGTGGTGCAGTTGCCGACCTCCATTGAATCCTTAATGATGATGGGTAAGTGGAGGTTTGGATGAAGCATGAGATGTGCCGTTGCTAGACGTGCTATGGTTCTAATGGTTGTTCTGgcttttcattttgtttgtCAGAGTGCGGCAATTCTGTGATTGGCGATGATTTACTTTGCTTTGACATTGTTCATAGCATTGCGCTAGAAATCAGCGGTGACACTGTCCCAGAGGAATTTACGGGGCTCTTTGAAGAAGACATGGACACTGCAATTAAAGAAGATCTGCTACGAGACAAATTGCTTGAGACCAATCCTAACTCTACAGTGATTGTCTTTCCCCCTCCTGTCCAGCCAACTCCCGAAGTGTCCAGCCCCCCGACTTTGGCTCCGACTACGAAGCCCGCCGGCGCTCCGCCAGGAATGCCAGTCAATGACCCCAATTTGGTGCCGGCTCCATCTCCAACTGCAGCCCCAACTTTGATGCCGTCTACGATGCCCTTGGCAGCACCCCCCACTGGAACCGACTGGACAATCAGACCCATTACGGCCGACGATTATTGGCAAAGCGTCACGTACGCGAATAACATGTTTGTCGCAGTCTCATTCGACCGggtcatgaccagtcccGACGGCATAAATTGGACGCCTCGTACCGCTGCGGAAACCGGCGAATGGCGGGACgtcacttttggaaaaggaatgtTTGTTGCAGTGGGATGGAGTATCGTCATGTACAGTTCGAATGGCGTGGATTGGACCAGTGCAACCAAGGTGCCCGCCCAAGAATGGCTTTCCGTCACCTACGGAAACGGATTGTTTGTCGCCGTGCCCTATGGTGGCAATCGTATCATGACCAGTTCGGACGGCATGGCTTGGACGAGTCGTACCAGTGCGGCCGACGCTTTCTGGCAGGGTGTCGCGTACGGGAATAATATGTTTGTGGCAGTTTCTCAGAATGATGGAACggtcatgaccagtccaaACGGCATCAACTGGACGGCTGGTACCGCTGCGGCAGCGAATAATTGGATCAGCGTCACGTACGGCAAAGGGAAGTTTGTCGCAGTGTCTTGTTTTGGCAGCGGCAAAAGTGTCATGACAAGTGCAGATGGCATAACTTGGACTGGCCACACCGGTGTGCCAAACACTTGTTGGTGGCGTGTGACGTTTGGTGGCAACACGTTCGTTGCCGTGGCGTCTCGTGGCGACGGCAGTCGGATCATGACTAGTTCGGATGGCGAAACCTGGTCCTCGCAGATCACTCCCGAAGCGAACACCTGGAGGGGCGTGACTTTTGGCGCAAATACATTTGTGGCGGTAGCGGATAGTGGAACCAATCGAGTCATGACCGGGTAGGGTTTGGGGCTCCAGGGCGAACATATTGCACTGGACAAACGTCTCTCTGACGTGGCGCCGAAACTATCTGTATTCAAGTGATGAGAATTATATgtttaggaaagcaagactatgtGTGATCATAAAGCAAGTGAAGTTTGAATACCAATATGTGGAGCAAGAGTGAATGTTAGCGAGAATGAGCAAGTTGATTGCGTGAAAAATAAAATTACAAAATAGGTTTAAACACCACCAtaagaacaagagtttggaaggaagttgactcACATAGCGATTTCTGGAGATGGTAATCGAGTCATGACTGGGTAGGGTTCGGGGCTCCAGTGCGAACGTATTGCAGTGGACGAGCGTCTCTCTGGCGTGGAGCCGAAACTATATGTATTCAAGTGATGAAAATGATAGGTTtcggaaagcaagactataTGTGAAGATGAAGCAAGTGAAGTCCAAATAGGATTATTTGGAACAAGAGAGAATGTTGGTGAGAATGATAAGTAGTCAAAAGGAGCAAAGTTAATGGAAAATAGGTTTACAATTGAACTTCACAGTAAGtacaagagtttggaaggaagttgactcACGACTGTAAGTGTTGTTCAACACAGAGTGAATGAACAATGAGGGTCAAGATTTCAACAGCTGTTCGTCACTTGAATGTCAAAAATATAGTTAACCTAGTAAACTCAATTCTGTTTCTGGATTTGCTAATGAGGCAAAAGCAAAAACCACAAAGGATGACAATCTTTGATTTCTTCTCCCAAGAGCAAGAGTCTTTTGATGGCTTTGTCAGCACTAGCACTGTCTGCCATAACGGTCATTGTTAGCCCTATGAAGGCACACCCTAGCAAAGCCATTTTGTGGGAAAAGAGCCAGTCAAGTTTTACAAAGTCTTGCTGTGGTTGACGTTTGTTGGGAAGTATCCTTGGTTGCCTCCGGTGCCGTCGCGTCTAGTGGCGCCATGCAGGCCCGTGTCAGTGACCCTCGGCGTCTGGAAGAATCCTGCGCTGTACTTGCCACCGCCGTGATTTGCGTTGGCGGTGCCGAGCGCGCCTCCATTGTGGTCAGCGTGAGGGGCATGAACACCATACAAACTCAACACTCTTGCAGCCAATCCCAATCTGGTCAGTGTCCAGGTTGCGCAACCTGTGATGTAAGCCACACACAAGCCTTACAGGCAACCCAATCCCTATTCAACAGTCACTTGGTCAGGCACATGCATAATTAGATCTACAGCACCATGCATACTACATTGTTGCCGCTTTGTACACTCTTTTAGAGTACTCAATGGCATAGTAGCATACACAATGTTCTAATATAAAATTGTTTGGATGTTGGAACAAACCGTTTTGTCTAATTCATCTTGCAATTCTTGTTGACGTGTGATGGCATAGTGTAGCTCCACAATATGTTCGTTTTCGGCAAGTgctcaaagacaaaaaggTCCCGAAGCCAGCAGAAACGGTACAAACCAGAAACATACCATGGGGACCAAACCAATAGAGCATCATCTTGGGCAACAGATACCCATACACAAAGAGAGGCGGCAGCAAGTAGACCCTCACGACGTCATTGATAGCGTATTCTTTGGTGTAAAGAATGAACGAAACTCGCATGCATCTCACCGAATCGTCCTCCTCACCAAAGTGAAAGTATTCGTTTACAAAAGCTGTACAGACTTCATACAGGCACCAAAGAATCAACATTGTAGTcaatcttttggaaaagaatgCGCTGACGGAAATCCAGTAAGTCGCAAAATGCGATAATGCAATTGCCGGGGATGTCACAGGAtggacaattttgaaagtTTGGTAACTTTCGACTACAGTGTACCAGATTGGTCTCGGTGATAGAAGGCCTGCAGAATGGGTTTGAAAGGTCTTGAATACCGCAACTGCAGCCAAATAAAGGAAGCAATGAAAGACTTGAGGCCCTGGTCGGTCAAGTTGCCGTGTCTTGtgtccaaacttgacaagcACTAGTAACACTACCAGACCAAGAACCAACAGCCAGTCAATCTTCTGAACGATACGACCGATTGTCCGAATTTTTGATTGACCCACCGCTGTTAAAGCGTTCTCCTTGCTGATAACACAATGCAAGTCCCAGCTCGCAACTGAATCTATGGTGTGGTCGCAGACGGAGGAATTGGCAGTTGCTTGGTTTCGACAAAGATCAGGCCCCGACGGAAATCCTGTTGCGTTGACAACCTTGTTAGTGCTAAGAAGAGGCTCGCCGAGGTCGAACGAAACGTGAACCCACGATCGATCGGCAACTGTTTTCTCGACGTAGTCAGCGGTGATGCTTTTGGCAGCGAGGATATCGTTGCTCATTGCGTATAAGAGGGCATCGGCCACGAGCGGTTGGAAGTATGTTCGGCATTTACCTCGTGTGAAAGTGATTTCGGAGAAGTAGACATCCAAATCGTCGGCGTAGAGATCGATGCACGCTACCCCAGGAACGTGCTCACCCATATTTTTCACAATGGAAATCATCTTTTCCCAAGTCTTGGGCCGTGACAAATGCTGGCAAGGTTCCAAGATACTGGTGATTTCCAGCTTTTGAAAGGCGGAAGAATAGTAGGATCCACGTTTCGTCCGCCCTTCATCACATCGGATACAGACAAAAACTGGTTGTCCGTTGGCAATCCACCAGTGGTATTCCTTCATGCGTTCTACGGGCAGTCGGTGTTCGATGAGGACCCGACGAGGAACAAACCCATACTGGGGTTCTTTCTTTTGAAACTCGGGGCTGGGAACGTCGGAAAGGGTATACTGCATTACCTTCTTTGCGACTTTGTGCGCCTGTTCGATTTCCGAAGGCTCTCCGAGCCAGGATTGGAACTTGTGTGTTTCTTGCTTGCAACCTTTGAAGCAAACGTAGCTCTTGTTTTGGACTTGTGCGGTCCATCCGGTGGCGTGAGCTGGTTTGATGATTGAGTCTGGCAAGGCCTTCATGTACATGGCGTCAAAGTCTGATATATTGGCCGTGTCGTAGACTGCAATGGTGGGAACAATCTTGACGGAAGTTCCCATTTGCTCTACCAATACTTTGGCTCCGACTTTGTCAACGAAAGGAGCGACCGATTGACCCCAGGTGATGTTGGTCAACTTGAACCTTCTGCATTCGCTAGTATAGGTTGCTCTTCCCTCTAGAAAAATGCGGGACATTGGCTCAAGATCTTCTTGTCCGTTAGGTTCCGAGGCCAATACAAAGGGATCGGACAAGTCTCGAGGAACTGGCGGATGCAAAACGGACGTCTGTTTGTGCAACAGGACCGTCACACTTTGAAAGACAACCAGAGCGATTAAGATCCCAAGGCGGCGGCTCCTTTGGAGCTGAGGTAGCAAGCTGTGCTGTAGCGTCATCTTAGCATGGATCCTTACTAGTGTAGCGAAAGTGAAACGTTGACCTCCATCGCGGTATTGTGGTCGACGGAGCATGCCGGTGGAAGAGGTGACTTTGACACCGGACTAACAGAAACAGGAACGGAGTTCATTCACGTGTCGTCCGGCGATTTGTTAATTGATGACAAACGTAGAAAGAAATCGTATGCCAGCCAACCTGGCCCAGCCCCGTCTAGACTGTCGTTGTAGAGTCAAGTACTTATGCCCCGTAGTGGTGGCACATTTCCAGTAATCGCGTTTGttttgtttacagtcaacaaaaaagTCGCCCGGAGCAGGGCGCGCAACACAATGCCATTCTGTCACAACATATGTACCACCCAAACGAACACATTTACATTTAGACGGTCCAGCGTTCTGGATTACGGATTTCATGGGACTGAATGTCAGGTTTTACAGTCGACAAGTGAGTCGATAGGGCGCGCACGGCGAGAATTGTCAAGTCTCAGCCTGCCATCCGGTCTCTTTATTGTCCGTTTTTGTCGAAAAAAATCTCATTCTTTTTACGGGAATCGCAAGCAGGAATTTCGTTAATTTCTTACAGCGCGATTGCatctttacagttagaacaATCTGTTTTCGGCTTTTTTAAGTATTTGTTGAAAGATCGATCCTTGTTTATGTCCGTGATTGTACCATAGCCCGTTTTCTCGAATAGCCCCCAAGACATTTCACGGAAGTCAACGAATGGAGTACAGGAACGTCGGATGGGATACAAACAGTAAGCATTCCGATCCATCTACCTTGGCTTCCGGGCTCTCCCACACGTTGTGTTGCCGTCAACACGGAACATTCGGCAATGGCCGTGCGCAAGCCCGTCTTAGCGCTCTACCAAGCGGTTGCGGCGACCGATCATCATGATGTTCAAGTCGGCGAAGCCGCCAAATCAGGTTCCGGTACCGCCACAATTCCCACCGGAGTCTTCAAGTCCGTTTTTGCAAAGTAGTGCCTCACTGTGAGCTTTTTGTATACTGTCGGCCTTAACCTAAATTATATTCTCACGAAACCAATGCAACTCTCCCTCATTTGATAACACAGCCTGGTCAAGAGCATTGCTGGTGCGGGTGTTCTTAGTCTTCCCTACGGTGTCGCCGCCTTTGGCAATGCCCCGTCGGCATTAATTCCGGCAATTGGAGTGATTATGTTGATGGGAGCTGCATCCGCCTATACCTTTGGATTGA encodes:
- a CDS encoding predicted protein, coding for MTSPDGETWRSRTSVVDNSWTSVAYGSGKFVAVSQNGNDRVMTSPDGENWTARDAAASNKWSSVTYGNGKFVAVSSSKANCVMTSTDGETWASPMNAPPSSDWSSVTFGGNTFVAAANGGKGSRIMTSSDGETWTSQTTPAANVWNSVTFGANKFVAVAGSGTGNRVMTGYSFGDKCYCATTFDHDIADVLVETPQGWMTIRQACEVLGPGPGIEGRLVYNDIQCGNGPPNNAGDEHVYPGRTDVRRLERGRLASIFRPLFSRTVHDEMPHHHASPLYNTQLGPEGCGQIGPHWNFDAIKSLPPGSAPMALPSSLAAGAAARKKARTCYFLSRPLRKYSGASPVCLLLIKGNIAGYNWLVGSLVDHLTRDLTRETVAQGKPSGQPYTPKQLVSAMVVNSGFSTGEAYVVWVVLVLAYVFRMAPWCRAVWTKNESLCKDKRYIHVYI
- a CDS encoding predicted protein encodes the protein MKTSFVFLTLFSPLLVLAAVEAQSADVSEQPDKLNNGVPSILEVTGRRLKKGGSSSYGKGGTASSSADSKGKGGKGASGYTKSTKSSKSRKSAKDPKSEKHPKATNAPVPVAAPVVAPVPPPTVAPVPSPIVPFMEVVDVGYSISVEANMGTDMMEFFTELETGLVAAMDILAPEIVAEILAPGGRYLKASVLAIHNQRRLTAVVQLPTSIESLMMMECGNSVIGDDLLCFDIVHSIALEISGDTVPEEFTGLFEEDMDTAIKEDLLRDKLLETNPNSTVIVFPPPVQPTPEVSSPPTLAPTTKPAGAPPGMPVNDPNLVPAPSPTAAPTLMPSTMPLAAPPTGTDWTIRPITADDYWQSVTYANNMFVAVSFDRVMTSPDGINWTPRTAAETGEWRDVTFGKGMFVAVGWSIVMYSSNGVDWTSATKVPAQEWLSVTYGNGLFVAVPYGGNRIMTSSDGMAWTSRTSAADAFWQGVAYGNNMFVAVSQNDGTVMTSPNGINWTAGTAAAANNWISVTYGKGKFVAVSCFGSGKSVMTSADGITWTGHTGVPNTCWWRVTFGGNTFVAVASRGDGSRIMTSSDGETWSSQITPEANTWRGVTFGANTFVAVADSGTNRVMTG
- a CDS encoding predicted protein: MTLQHSLLPQLQRSRRLGILIALVVFQSVTVLLHKQTSVLHPPVPRDLSDPFVLASEPNGQEDLEPMSRIFLEGRATYTSECRRFKLTNITWGQSVAPFVDKVGAKVLVEQMGTSVKIVPTIAVYDTANISDFDAMYMKALPDSIIKPAHATGWTAQVQNKSYVCFKGCKQETHKFQSWLGEPSEIEQAHKVAKKVMQYTLSDVPSPEFQKKEPQYGFVPRRVLIEHRLPVERMKEYHWWIANGQPVFVCIRCDEGRTKRGSYYSSAFQKLEITSILEPCQHLSRPKTWEKMISIVKNMGEHVPGVACIDLYADDLDVYFSEITFTRGKCRTYFQPLVADALLYAMSNDILAAKSITADYVEKTVADRSWVHVSFDLGEPLLSTNKVVNATGFPSGPDLCRNQATANSSVCDHTIDSVASWDLHCVISKENALTAVGQSKIRTIGRIVQKIDWLLVLGLVVLLVLVKFGHKTRQLDRPGPQVFHCFLYLAAVAVFKTFQTHSAGLLSPRPIWYTVVESYQTFKIVHPVTSPAIALSHFATYWISVSAFFSKRLTTMLILWCLYEVCTAFVNEYFHFGEEDDSVRCMRVSFILYTKEYAINDVVRVYLLPPLFVYGYLLPKMMLYWFGPHGCATWTLTRLGLAARVLSLYGVHAPHADHNGGALGTANANHGGGKYSAGFFQTPRVTDTGLHGATRRDGTGGNQGYFPTNVNHSKTL